The Micromonospora sp. NBC_00421 genome contains a region encoding:
- a CDS encoding M23 family metallopeptidase, which yields MRQRLSSEPDRYRGRRRVPTPPRSRYAAVVTTAFVGAGIVALGAGAMPDAKSVSPSVLDELRQASITSQDAAARADAADRATRDNARDAEAGASEQDPWLLPMQGYDFNSPYGVRWGKLHTGIDLVAPEGTPYVAIHSGTVTKAGWFGGYGYAVIVQHADGSEAIYGHSSAVSVHEGQQVKAGDQLGLVGNTGHSYGAHLHLEVHVKGQPLDPVPWLQERGVDIKLQVEAYYTEAAAS from the coding sequence GTGCGCCAGCGCCTGTCGTCTGAGCCCGATAGATATCGCGGCCGTCGCCGCGTACCCACGCCCCCGCGGAGCCGCTACGCGGCGGTGGTCACCACCGCATTCGTCGGCGCCGGCATCGTCGCGCTCGGCGCGGGTGCGATGCCGGACGCCAAGAGCGTCAGCCCGTCGGTCCTCGACGAGCTCCGGCAGGCCTCGATCACCAGCCAGGACGCCGCCGCGCGTGCCGACGCCGCCGACCGGGCCACCCGGGACAATGCCCGGGATGCCGAGGCGGGGGCCAGCGAGCAGGACCCGTGGCTGCTGCCCATGCAGGGCTACGACTTCAACTCCCCGTACGGCGTGCGGTGGGGCAAGCTGCACACCGGCATCGACCTGGTCGCGCCCGAGGGCACCCCGTACGTGGCCATCCACTCCGGCACGGTCACCAAGGCCGGCTGGTTCGGCGGCTACGGCTACGCGGTGATCGTGCAGCACGCCGACGGCAGCGAGGCCATCTACGGCCACTCCTCCGCGGTGAGCGTGCACGAGGGCCAGCAGGTCAAGGCGGGTGACCAGCTCGGCCTGGTCGGCAACACCGGCCACTCCTACGGCGCGCACCTGCACCTCGAGGTCCATGTCAAGGGCCAGCCTCTGGACCCGGTGCCGTGGCTGCAGGAGCGCGGAGTGGACATCAAGCTGCAAGTCGAGGCGTACTACACCGAGGCTGCCGCTTCCTGA
- a CDS encoding cobalamin B12-binding domain-containing protein: MNSRIRVVVAKPGLDGHDRGAKVVARALRDAGMEVIYTGLHQTPEQIVETAIQEDADAVGLSVLSGAHMTLFRRVLELLAERDARDIVVFGGGIIPDADLPELVELGVKKIFTPGATTQSIVEWVRANVAQPVA; this comes from the coding sequence ATGAACTCTCGTATCCGGGTAGTCGTCGCGAAGCCGGGCCTCGACGGCCACGACCGGGGTGCCAAGGTGGTGGCGCGCGCCCTGCGTGACGCCGGCATGGAGGTCATCTACACCGGTTTGCACCAGACCCCGGAGCAGATCGTCGAGACCGCCATCCAGGAGGACGCCGACGCGGTCGGCCTCTCCGTGCTCTCCGGCGCGCACATGACGCTCTTCCGCCGGGTGCTGGAGCTGCTCGCCGAGCGGGACGCGCGGGACATCGTCGTCTTCGGTGGCGGCATCATCCCCGACGCCGACCTGCCCGAGCTGGTGGAACTCGGCGTCAAGAAGATCTTCACGCCGGGCGCGACCACCCAGTCGATCGTCGAGTGGGTCCGCGCCAACGTGGCCCAGCCGGTCGCCTGA
- the sucC gene encoding ADP-forming succinate--CoA ligase subunit beta has product MDLYEYQGRDLFERHGLPVLAGGVATTPEEARAIAERLGGRVVVKAQVKVGGRGKAGGVKLAEGADETVARATDILGMDIKGHTVHKVMITVTADVAEEYYFSYLLDRANRTFLCIASVAGGMDIEQVAADTPDKVVKAPIDAVEGVDEAKAREIVDAAGFPAEVADQVVAVAVGLWKAFVAEDATLVEVNPLATTGDGTLLLLDAKITLDENAGFRHPDHEALVDQAAVDPLEQAAKEKDLNYVKLDGEVGIIGNGAGLVMSTLDVVAYAGERHGNVKPANFLDIGGGASAAVMANGLEIVLSDPSVRSVFVNVFGGITACDEVANGIIQALALLEERGEKVTKPLVVRLDGNNAEAGRAILDGAGNPLVQRVDTMDGAAERAAELAAAGV; this is encoded by the coding sequence GTGGACCTGTACGAGTACCAGGGGCGGGACCTGTTCGAGCGGCACGGCTTGCCTGTGCTCGCCGGCGGCGTCGCCACTACCCCGGAGGAGGCCCGCGCGATCGCCGAACGCCTCGGCGGTCGGGTGGTCGTCAAGGCGCAGGTGAAGGTCGGTGGCCGAGGCAAGGCCGGCGGCGTCAAGCTGGCCGAGGGCGCCGACGAGACGGTGGCCAGGGCCACCGACATCCTCGGCATGGACATCAAGGGTCACACCGTCCACAAGGTCATGATCACGGTGACCGCGGACGTGGCCGAGGAGTACTACTTCTCGTACCTGCTCGACCGGGCGAACCGCACCTTCCTCTGCATCGCCAGCGTCGCCGGCGGCATGGACATCGAGCAGGTCGCCGCCGACACCCCCGACAAGGTGGTCAAGGCCCCGATCGACGCGGTCGAGGGCGTGGACGAGGCGAAGGCCCGGGAGATCGTGGACGCGGCCGGTTTCCCGGCCGAGGTCGCCGACCAGGTCGTCGCGGTAGCGGTGGGGCTGTGGAAGGCGTTCGTCGCCGAGGACGCCACCCTGGTCGAGGTGAACCCGCTGGCCACGACGGGCGACGGCACGCTCCTGCTGCTCGACGCCAAGATCACGCTGGACGAGAACGCCGGCTTCCGGCACCCGGACCACGAGGCCCTGGTCGACCAGGCCGCGGTGGACCCGCTGGAGCAGGCCGCCAAGGAGAAGGACCTCAACTACGTCAAGCTCGACGGCGAGGTCGGCATCATCGGCAACGGCGCGGGTCTGGTCATGTCCACCCTCGACGTGGTGGCCTACGCGGGTGAGCGGCACGGCAACGTCAAGCCGGCCAACTTCCTCGACATCGGCGGTGGCGCGAGCGCCGCGGTGATGGCCAACGGTCTGGAGATCGTGCTCTCCGACCCGTCGGTGCGCAGCGTCTTCGTCAACGTCTTCGGCGGCATCACCGCCTGCGACGAGGTCGCCAACGGCATCATCCAGGCGCTGGCCCTGCTGGAGGAGCGCGGCGAGAAGGTCACCAAGCCGCTCGTCGTCCGGCTCGACGGCAACAACGCGGAGGCCGGTCGGGCGATCCTCGACGGCGCCGGGAACCCGCTGGTGCAGCGGGTCGACACCATGGACGGCGCGGCCGAGCGGGCCGCCGAGCTGGCAGCTGCGGGGGTCTGA
- the sucD gene encoding succinate--CoA ligase subunit alpha, giving the protein MAIWLTKESKVIVQGMTGSEGSKHTRRMLAAGTSVVGGVNPRKAGTTVDFDGTELPVFASVADAMRETGADVTVIFVPPQFTKGAVIEAIDAQIPLAVVITEGVPVHDTASFWAYNVARGEQTRIIGPNCPGIASPGASNAGIIPADITGSGRIGLVSKSGTLTYQMMYELRDIGFSTCVGIGGDPIIGTTHIDALAAFEADPDTDAIVMIGEIGGDAEERAADFIRDNVTKPVVGYIAGFTAPPGKTMGHAGAIISGSAGTAEAKQQALEAVGVKVGKTPTETARLMRELMSGR; this is encoded by the coding sequence ATGGCGATCTGGCTGACCAAGGAATCCAAGGTCATCGTGCAGGGGATGACCGGGTCCGAGGGTTCCAAGCACACCCGGCGGATGCTCGCCGCCGGCACCTCGGTCGTCGGTGGCGTGAACCCGCGCAAGGCCGGCACCACCGTCGACTTCGACGGCACCGAGCTGCCGGTCTTCGCCTCCGTCGCGGACGCGATGCGGGAGACCGGGGCGGACGTCACGGTGATCTTCGTGCCGCCGCAGTTCACCAAGGGCGCGGTGATCGAGGCGATCGACGCGCAGATCCCGCTCGCCGTGGTGATCACCGAGGGCGTGCCGGTGCACGACACCGCCTCGTTCTGGGCGTACAACGTGGCCAGGGGCGAGCAGACCCGGATCATCGGGCCGAACTGCCCCGGCATCGCCTCGCCGGGCGCCTCCAACGCGGGCATCATCCCGGCCGACATCACCGGCTCCGGCCGGATCGGCCTGGTCAGCAAGAGCGGCACGCTGACCTACCAGATGATGTACGAGCTGCGCGACATCGGCTTCTCCACCTGCGTCGGCATCGGCGGTGACCCGATCATCGGGACCACCCACATCGACGCCCTGGCCGCGTTCGAGGCCGACCCGGACACCGACGCGATCGTGATGATCGGTGAGATCGGCGGCGACGCCGAGGAGCGGGCCGCCGACTTCATCAGGGACAACGTCACCAAGCCGGTGGTCGGTTACATCGCCGGCTTCACCGCGCCCCCCGGCAAGACCATGGGGCACGCCGGCGCGATCATCTCCGGCTCGGCGGGCACCGCCGAGGCCAAGCAGCAGGCGCTGGAGGCGGTCGGCGTCAAGGTCGGCAAGACCCCGACCGAGACCGCCAGGCTGATGCGGGAGCTGATGTCCGGCCGCTGA
- a CDS encoding DUF4190 domain-containing protein: protein MNAGYPPPPPPAAAGRDRTTLWGVLGIVLGLICCGILGIIFGYLSIRDAKRYGQSPVLGYLAIAFGVINIIGTAIWRASGTYPLWNNN, encoded by the coding sequence GTGAACGCTGGGTACCCACCGCCCCCGCCGCCGGCTGCGGCCGGGCGGGACCGCACCACGCTCTGGGGGGTGCTCGGCATCGTCCTCGGCCTGATCTGCTGCGGCATCCTGGGCATCATCTTCGGCTATCTGTCGATCCGGGACGCCAAACGGTACGGCCAGTCGCCGGTCCTCGGCTACCTGGCCATCGCGTTCGGCGTGATCAACATCATCGGCACCGCGATCTGGCGGGCCAGCGGGACGTACCCGCTCTGGAACAACAACTGA
- a CDS encoding DUF4190 domain-containing protein produces MQPGNPGQDPYGQQPPHDPYGQQPVSGQPQDPYAAPQAPYGQQPAAPYGQQPQYGQQPHDPYGPPPTSGQPYGQPDPYGQPVGKDPYAQQPYGAAASYPGAGYPAPQGQQNTLGLVSLILGIASIPLLCCAFLGIPLGIGAVVTGWLGMQKAAQGLAGNAGQAKAGLICGAVAVGLGILLVLLNLIGTFTLPTSP; encoded by the coding sequence ATGCAGCCCGGAAACCCCGGCCAGGACCCGTACGGCCAGCAGCCCCCGCACGACCCGTACGGGCAGCAGCCCGTGTCGGGCCAGCCGCAGGACCCGTACGCCGCGCCGCAGGCGCCGTACGGGCAGCAGCCGGCGGCACCGTACGGGCAGCAGCCTCAGTACGGGCAGCAGCCGCACGACCCGTACGGCCCTCCGCCCACCTCGGGCCAGCCGTACGGCCAGCCAGACCCGTACGGCCAGCCGGTCGGCAAGGACCCGTACGCGCAGCAGCCGTACGGCGCGGCGGCCTCCTACCCGGGGGCCGGCTACCCGGCGCCCCAGGGGCAGCAGAACACCCTCGGCCTGGTGTCGTTGATCCTCGGCATCGCGTCGATCCCGCTGCTCTGCTGCGCCTTCCTGGGCATCCCGCTCGGCATCGGCGCGGTGGTCACCGGCTGGCTGGGAATGCAGAAGGCGGCCCAGGGGCTGGCCGGTAACGCCGGTCAGGCCAAGGCCGGCCTGATCTGCGGGGCGGTGGCGGTCGGGCTCGGCATCCTGCTGGTGCTCCTCAACCTCATCGGCACCTTCACGCTGCCCACCTCGCCCTGA
- a CDS encoding CD225/dispanin family protein, with product MQPGYPNPQQPINNNMTPSIVAIFFFWPLAIPAIINASKVNPLLQQGDYAGAEAAARESKKWSKLAFIIGAVWLVIVLLCCIFGGVMGAIGGNTSTSSY from the coding sequence ATGCAGCCCGGCTACCCCAACCCGCAGCAGCCGATCAACAACAACATGACCCCGTCGATCGTGGCCATCTTCTTCTTCTGGCCGCTGGCGATCCCCGCCATCATCAACGCCTCGAAGGTCAACCCGCTGCTCCAGCAGGGCGACTACGCGGGCGCCGAGGCCGCCGCCCGGGAGTCCAAGAAGTGGTCGAAGCTGGCCTTCATCATCGGTGCCGTCTGGCTCGTCATCGTGCTGCTCTGCTGCATCTTCGGTGGTGTGATGGGTGCGATCGGCGGCAACACCAGCACGAGCAGCTACTGA
- the purN gene encoding phosphoribosylglycinamide formyltransferase: protein MSEPASVARLVVLVSGSGSNLQALLDAAADPGYRARVVAVGADRDGIAGLDRAAAAGVPTFVERVKDHPTRADWDEALTAHVAGHRPDLVISAGFLKLVGPQFLTAFGDRYLNTHNTLLPAFPGIHGPRDALAYGVKITGATLFFVDAGMDTGPIVAQVAVPVRDDDDEQTLTERIKEAERRQLVEQVGRLVRAGWTITGRKVTVP from the coding sequence GTGTCCGAGCCCGCGTCCGTCGCCCGCCTCGTCGTCCTCGTCTCCGGCTCCGGCAGCAACCTCCAGGCGCTGCTGGACGCCGCCGCCGACCCCGGTTACCGGGCCCGGGTGGTGGCCGTCGGTGCCGACCGGGACGGCATCGCCGGCCTGGACCGGGCCGCCGCCGCCGGGGTGCCGACCTTCGTCGAGCGGGTGAAGGACCACCCCACCCGGGCGGACTGGGACGAGGCCCTCACCGCGCACGTCGCCGGGCACCGGCCCGACCTGGTCATCTCCGCCGGCTTCCTCAAGCTGGTCGGGCCGCAGTTCCTGACCGCCTTCGGCGACCGGTACCTGAACACCCACAACACCCTGCTGCCGGCGTTCCCCGGCATCCACGGTCCCCGGGACGCGCTCGCCTACGGCGTGAAGATCACCGGGGCCACCCTCTTCTTCGTCGACGCCGGGATGGACACCGGCCCGATCGTCGCGCAGGTCGCCGTGCCGGTCCGCGACGACGACGACGAGCAGACGCTCACCGAGCGCATCAAGGAAGCCGAGCGCCGCCAGCTCGTCGAGCAGGTCGGTCGGCTGGTTCGTGCAGGTTGGACGATCACCGGAAGAAAGGTCACCGTTCCGTGA
- the purH gene encoding bifunctional phosphoribosylaminoimidazolecarboxamide formyltransferase/IMP cyclohydrolase gives MSATQDSRRPIRRALVSVYDKSGLVELARALHEAGVELVSTGSTASTISGAGVPVTPVEQVTGFPEILDGRVKTLHPGIHGGLLADLRKDSHAAQLDAHGIAGIDVLVSNLYPFQATVASGASPDECVEQIDIGGPAMVRAAAKNHASVAVVTDPAAYPALVAALAEGGFTLAQRRALAARAFADIAEYDVAVADWFATTAAPDGEGWPAFAGLALRRQATLRYGENPHQGAAVYADPASPAGLAQAEQLHGKEMSYNNYVDADAAWRAANDFPDEPAVAIIKHANPCGIAVGTDVAEAHRKAHACDPVSAFGGVIAVNRPVSVELAGQVAEIFTEVLVAPGFAPGAVEILQGKKNIRLLRAPAFQPLPAEWRQVTGGVLVQQRDRIDAAGDDPANWRLATGEAADEATLRDLALAWRAVRAVKSNAILLARDGASVGVGMGQVNRVDSARLAVSRAGAERARGAVAASDAFFPFADGVQILIDAGVKAIVQPGGSIRDEDTIAACKQAGVTMYLTGTRHFFH, from the coding sequence GTGAGTGCCACGCAGGACTCCCGCCGCCCGATCAGGCGGGCGCTGGTCAGCGTCTACGACAAGAGTGGTCTGGTCGAGCTGGCCCGCGCGCTGCACGAGGCCGGGGTGGAGCTCGTCTCGACCGGTTCCACCGCGTCGACGATCTCCGGCGCGGGCGTGCCGGTGACCCCGGTCGAGCAGGTGACCGGTTTCCCCGAGATCCTGGACGGCCGGGTGAAGACCCTGCATCCCGGGATCCACGGCGGTCTCCTGGCCGACCTGCGCAAGGACTCGCACGCCGCCCAGCTCGACGCGCACGGCATCGCCGGGATCGACGTCCTGGTCTCCAACCTGTACCCGTTCCAGGCCACCGTCGCCTCCGGCGCGTCGCCTGACGAGTGCGTCGAGCAGATCGACATCGGGGGGCCGGCGATGGTCCGGGCCGCCGCCAAGAACCACGCCTCGGTCGCCGTGGTGACCGACCCGGCCGCGTACCCGGCGCTTGTCGCCGCGCTGGCCGAGGGGGGTTTCACGCTGGCCCAGCGCCGGGCGCTCGCCGCCCGCGCCTTCGCCGACATCGCCGAGTACGACGTGGCGGTCGCCGACTGGTTCGCCACCACCGCCGCCCCGGACGGCGAGGGCTGGCCGGCCTTCGCCGGGTTGGCCCTGCGCCGGCAGGCGACGCTGCGCTACGGCGAGAACCCGCACCAGGGGGCGGCCGTCTACGCCGACCCGGCCAGCCCGGCCGGGCTGGCCCAGGCCGAGCAGCTGCACGGCAAGGAGATGTCCTACAACAACTACGTCGACGCCGACGCCGCCTGGCGGGCCGCGAACGACTTCCCCGACGAGCCGGCGGTGGCGATCATCAAGCACGCCAACCCGTGCGGCATCGCCGTCGGCACGGACGTCGCCGAGGCCCACCGCAAGGCCCACGCCTGCGACCCGGTCTCCGCCTTCGGCGGGGTGATCGCCGTCAACCGGCCGGTCTCGGTGGAGCTGGCCGGGCAGGTCGCGGAGATCTTCACCGAGGTGCTCGTGGCCCCGGGGTTCGCGCCCGGCGCTGTGGAGATCCTCCAGGGCAAGAAGAACATCCGGCTGCTGCGCGCCCCGGCCTTCCAGCCGCTGCCGGCCGAGTGGCGGCAGGTCACCGGCGGTGTCCTCGTACAGCAGCGGGACCGGATCGACGCCGCGGGCGACGACCCGGCGAACTGGCGGCTGGCCACCGGCGAGGCGGCCGACGAGGCGACCCTGCGGGACCTGGCGCTGGCCTGGCGGGCGGTCCGCGCGGTGAAGAGCAACGCGATCCTGCTGGCCCGCGACGGCGCTTCGGTCGGGGTCGGGATGGGACAGGTGAACCGGGTCGACTCGGCCCGGCTGGCGGTCAGTCGGGCCGGTGCGGAGCGCGCCCGGGGTGCCGTCGCCGCCTCGGACGCCTTCTTCCCGTTCGCCGACGGCGTCCAGATCCTGATCGACGCCGGGGTGAAGGCGATCGTCCAGCCCGGCGGCTCGATCCGCGACGAGGACACCATCGCCGCCTGCAAGCAGGCGGGCGTCACCATGTACCTGACCGGCACCCGCCACTTCTTCCACTGA
- a CDS encoding ABC transporter ATP-binding protein has translation MTAPASPAKVRGETILAVEDLVKHFPITRGVVFRRQVGAVRAVDGVSFTLHRGETLGIVGESGCGKSTLARLLMRLETPTSGRATLEGRDLLSASGGELRRLRRNMQMVMQDPYTSLNPRMTVGDIIGEPFDIHPDAAPKGSKRGRVQELLDVVGLNPEHVNRYPHQFSGGQRQRIGIARALALRPEVIVCDEPVSALDVSIQAQVINLLEQLQDEFGLSYIFIAHDLSVVRHICDRVAVMYLGRIVEIGTEEEIYERATHPYTQALLSAVPVPDPDARDAAGIIRLTGDVPSPADPPSGCHFRTRCWKAEDICAREDPPTVPRPADPHPSACHFAALRPPPPAAPEV, from the coding sequence ATGACCGCGCCCGCTAGCCCGGCCAAGGTCCGGGGCGAGACCATCCTCGCCGTCGAAGACCTGGTCAAACACTTCCCGATCACCCGGGGCGTGGTCTTCCGGCGACAGGTCGGCGCGGTGCGGGCCGTCGACGGGGTGAGCTTCACGCTGCACCGGGGCGAGACGCTCGGCATCGTCGGCGAGTCCGGCTGCGGCAAGTCGACCCTCGCCCGGCTGCTGATGCGACTGGAGACGCCGACCTCCGGCCGGGCCACCCTGGAGGGCCGGGACCTGCTCTCCGCCTCCGGGGGCGAGCTGCGCCGGCTGCGCCGCAACATGCAGATGGTGATGCAGGACCCGTACACCTCGCTGAACCCGCGGATGACTGTCGGCGACATCATCGGCGAGCCGTTCGACATCCACCCGGACGCCGCGCCGAAGGGCAGCAAGCGCGGCCGGGTGCAGGAGCTGCTGGACGTGGTCGGGCTCAACCCCGAGCACGTCAACCGCTATCCGCACCAGTTCTCCGGTGGCCAGCGGCAGCGCATCGGCATCGCCCGCGCGCTCGCCCTGCGCCCCGAGGTGATCGTCTGCGACGAGCCGGTCTCCGCCCTGGACGTCTCGATCCAGGCGCAGGTGATCAACCTGCTGGAGCAGCTCCAGGACGAGTTCGGGCTGTCCTACATCTTCATCGCGCACGACCTGTCGGTGGTCCGGCACATCTGTGACCGGGTCGCGGTGATGTACCTGGGCCGGATCGTCGAGATCGGCACCGAGGAGGAGATCTACGAGCGGGCCACCCACCCGTACACCCAGGCGCTGCTCTCCGCGGTGCCGGTGCCCGACCCGGACGCCCGCGACGCCGCCGGCATCATCCGGCTGACCGGTGACGTGCCCAGCCCGGCCGACCCGCCGTCCGGCTGCCACTTCCGCACCCGCTGCTGGAAGGCCGAGGACATCTGCGCCCGCGAGGACCCGCCGACCGTCCCCCGACCCGCCGACCCGCACCCCAGCGCCTGCCACTTCGCCGCGCTGCGCCCCCCACCACCCGCCGCGCCCGAGGTCTGA
- a CDS encoding ABC transporter ATP-binding protein: MTGSTVRPTPASPTPPGGHLLEVRDLHVEFRTGEGVAKVINGVSYHLDPGETLAVLGESGSGKSVTAQAIMGILDTPPAVIRSGQIRYQSRDLLTLPEEQRRQVRGKEIAIIFQDALSALNPVFPVGWQIGETLRQRDRMSRADARRRTVELMDLVRIPGAAGRLGDHPHQFSGGMRQRVMIAMALALAPKVLIADEPTTALDVTVQAQIMDLLADLRRDLDMAMILITHDLGVVAGVADRIAVMYAGRIVEHADVRALYRAPAHPYTKGLLASIPRLDVRGRELSTIRGLPPNLMRIPTGCPFHPRCPYARQVCVDVVPDDLVLADGRTSACHFAQEVHDDRAR, encoded by the coding sequence GTGACCGGGTCCACGGTCCGGCCCACGCCGGCCTCACCCACCCCGCCCGGCGGGCACCTGCTTGAGGTACGGGACCTGCACGTCGAGTTCCGCACCGGCGAGGGGGTGGCCAAGGTGATCAACGGGGTCTCCTACCATCTGGACCCGGGCGAGACCCTTGCCGTGCTCGGCGAATCCGGCTCCGGCAAGTCGGTCACCGCCCAGGCGATCATGGGCATCCTGGACACCCCACCGGCGGTGATCCGTTCCGGTCAGATCCGCTACCAGAGCCGTGACCTGCTGACCCTGCCCGAGGAGCAGCGTCGGCAGGTGCGCGGCAAGGAGATCGCGATCATCTTCCAGGACGCCCTGTCCGCGTTGAACCCGGTCTTCCCGGTCGGCTGGCAGATCGGCGAGACGCTGCGGCAGCGCGACCGGATGTCCCGCGCCGACGCCCGCCGACGGACCGTCGAGCTGATGGACCTGGTACGCATTCCCGGGGCGGCCGGACGGCTCGGCGACCATCCGCACCAGTTCTCCGGCGGCATGCGGCAACGCGTGATGATCGCGATGGCGCTGGCGCTGGCCCCGAAGGTGCTCATCGCCGACGAGCCGACCACCGCCCTCGACGTCACCGTGCAGGCCCAGATCATGGACCTGCTGGCCGACCTGCGACGCGACCTCGACATGGCGATGATCCTGATCACCCACGACCTGGGCGTGGTGGCCGGCGTCGCGGACCGGATCGCGGTGATGTACGCCGGCCGGATCGTCGAGCACGCCGACGTCCGCGCGCTGTACCGGGCGCCCGCCCACCCGTACACCAAGGGGTTGCTGGCCTCGATTCCCCGGCTGGACGTACGCGGCCGGGAGCTGTCCACGATCCGGGGACTGCCCCCGAACCTGATGCGGATCCCCACCGGCTGCCCGTTCCACCCCCGCTGCCCGTACGCCCGGCAGGTCTGTGTGGACGTGGTGCCCGACGACCTGGTCCTCGCCGACGGCCGGACCAGCGCGTGCCACTTCGCGCAGGAGGTCCACGATGACCGCGCCCGCTAG
- a CDS encoding ABC transporter permease, whose translation MSDFETVAATEDQAARRGVSGEPGTPDRVGVPQKPRSLAGDAWRDLRRKPVFWLSLVLVVLVTAMAAVPSLFTANDPRDCVLSRQHAGASGGAVFGYDFQGCDTYARAVYGARASLLVGAVSALLTGIIALVVGMVAGYFGRWVDAVLSRVIDIVLGIPLLLAAIVLLKRVSTSSDTVRLFAVIFVLAVLGWTTAARVVRSSVITAKEQDYVAAARMLGAGDGRIMWRHILPNALAPAIVVLTIALGSFIAAEATLSFLGIGLKAPTISWGIEIDAGRVHMRESATPLVVPSAFLALTVLAFIMLGDAIRDAFDPKLR comes from the coding sequence ATGAGCGACTTCGAGACGGTCGCGGCGACGGAGGACCAGGCCGCCCGGCGGGGGGTCTCCGGTGAGCCCGGCACGCCCGACCGGGTGGGCGTACCGCAGAAGCCCCGCAGCCTGGCCGGGGACGCCTGGCGCGACCTGCGCCGCAAACCGGTCTTCTGGCTCAGCCTGGTGCTGGTCGTGCTGGTCACCGCGATGGCCGCCGTACCGTCGCTGTTCACCGCCAACGACCCGCGCGACTGCGTGCTCTCCCGCCAGCACGCCGGGGCGTCCGGCGGGGCCGTCTTCGGGTACGACTTCCAGGGCTGCGACACGTACGCCCGGGCGGTCTACGGGGCGCGCGCCTCGCTGCTGGTCGGCGCGGTCTCCGCGCTGCTCACCGGGATCATCGCGCTGGTCGTCGGGATGGTGGCCGGCTACTTCGGCCGGTGGGTCGACGCGGTGCTCTCCCGGGTGATCGACATCGTGCTCGGCATCCCGCTGCTGCTGGCCGCGATCGTGCTGCTCAAGCGGGTCAGCACCAGCAGCGACACGGTCCGGCTGTTCGCGGTGATCTTCGTGCTGGCGGTGCTCGGCTGGACCACCGCCGCCCGGGTGGTCCGCTCCTCGGTCATCACCGCCAAGGAGCAGGACTACGTCGCCGCCGCCCGGATGCTCGGCGCGGGCGACGGCCGGATCATGTGGCGGCACATCCTGCCCAACGCGCTCGCCCCGGCGATCGTGGTACTGACCATCGCACTCGGGTCGTTCATCGCCGCCGAGGCCACCCTGAGCTTCCTCGGCATCGGCCTGAAGGCCCCGACCATCTCCTGGGGCATCGAGATCGACGCCGGCCGGGTGCACATGCGTGAGTCGGCGACCCCGCTGGTGGTCCCGTCCGCCTTCCTCGCGCTGACAGTGCTCGCCTTCATCATGCTGGGCGACGCCATCCGCGACGCCTTCGACCCGAAACTCCGGTGA